In one Polaribacter sp. ALD11 genomic region, the following are encoded:
- the rsgA gene encoding ribosome small subunit-dependent GTPase A produces the protein MKGTVYKSTGSWYHVKSDNGEFYKCRIKGKFRLKDIKSTNPIAVGDKVVFDLEKKNDEETGVIKTILDRDNFIVRKSVNLSKQTHIIASNIDQVFLLITINNPPTFATFIDRFLVSARAYRIETILVFNKIDSYELEERAEILYLKDIYEAIGYRCIEVSATKSINLEEVKKLMTGKTSMFVGHSGVGKSTLVNAIEPTLDLKTKEISDQHNQGKHTTTFAEMFDLGFDARIIDTPGIKGFGVVDIDKYELGDYFPEFFALKQDCKFNNCIHTKEPHCAVKEALEEDRISWSRYKSYLQILSGDEEKEHFRTDVWDEEDNE, from the coding sequence ATGAAAGGAACCGTATATAAATCTACAGGAAGTTGGTATCATGTAAAATCTGATAACGGAGAATTTTACAAATGTAGAATCAAAGGAAAATTTAGATTAAAAGATATTAAAAGCACCAACCCAATTGCGGTTGGTGATAAAGTGGTGTTCGATTTAGAGAAAAAGAATGATGAAGAAACAGGTGTTATTAAAACCATTTTAGACAGAGATAATTTTATTGTACGTAAATCTGTAAACCTCTCTAAGCAAACACATATTATTGCGTCTAATATAGATCAGGTTTTTTTACTAATTACCATTAACAATCCGCCAACATTTGCCACATTTATAGATCGTTTTTTAGTTTCTGCAAGAGCCTATCGAATAGAAACCATTTTGGTTTTTAATAAGATAGATTCTTATGAATTAGAAGAACGTGCAGAAATTCTATACTTAAAAGACATTTATGAAGCAATTGGTTACAGATGTATTGAGGTTTCTGCAACAAAAAGCATTAACCTAGAGGAAGTTAAAAAATTAATGACTGGTAAAACCTCTATGTTTGTTGGTCATTCTGGTGTTGGTAAATCTACTTTAGTAAATGCAATAGAGCCAACGTTAGACTTAAAAACGAAAGAAATTTCAGACCAGCATAACCAAGGAAAACATACTACAACATTTGCAGAAATGTTCGATTTAGGTTTCGATGCTAGAATTATAGACACACCAGGTATTAAAGGTTTTGGTGTTGTAGATATCGATAAATATGAATTAGGAGATTATTTTCCAGAGTTTTTTGCTTTGAAACAAGATTGCAAATTCAATAATTGTATTCATACAAAAGAACCACATTGTGCTGTAAAAGAAGCTTTAGAAGAGGATAGAATTTCTTGGTCTCGTTATAAAAGTTACCTTCAAATTTTAAGCGGAGATGAAGAAAAAGAACATTTTAGAACCGATGTTTGGGACGAAGAAGATAATGAATAA
- the rpsO gene encoding 30S ribosomal protein S15: protein MYLTKEVKESIFEKHGKGKNDTGSSEGQIALFTHRINHLTGHLKKNRKDFNTERSLVMLVGKRRSLLDYLKKTEINRYRAIIKELGIRK, encoded by the coding sequence ATGTATTTAACTAAAGAAGTAAAAGAAAGCATTTTCGAAAAACACGGTAAAGGTAAAAACGATACTGGTTCTTCAGAAGGGCAAATTGCTTTATTCACACACAGAATTAACCACTTAACTGGGCACTTAAAGAAAAATCGTAAAGATTTTAACACAGAGCGTTCATTAGTAATGTTGGTAGGTAAACGTAGAAGTTTATTAGATTATTTAAAGAAAACCGAAATCAATAGATATCGTGCAATCATTAAAGAATTAGGAATTAGAAAATAA
- a CDS encoding bifunctional 3-deoxy-7-phosphoheptulonate synthase/chorismate mutase type II, translated as MKNTKELRTWLDDMNLDHPLVIAGPCSAETEEQVLKIAHELKDSDVNYFRAGIWKPRTRPGMFEGVGELGLRWLKKVKEETGMKTCTEVANAAHVKLALEYDVDLLWIGARTAVSPFIMQELADALHGTDKIVLVKNPINPDLALWLGGIERLYTADIKNLGAIHRGFSTYEKSKYRNVPEWQIAIEFKNKFPDLPLICDPSHITGNREMIFDVSQTALDLNFDGLMIETHFDPDNAWSDAAQQVTPTKLKQIMEDLKIRKETETDSTYRDSLDNLRAQINVVDGQLIDMMGKRMKVADKIGALKKEKNVAVLQSRRWNEILGNMILEGESKGLSEEFVLKMFKAIHQESINHQEKIIKG; from the coding sequence ATGAAGAATACAAAAGAATTAAGAACATGGTTGGATGATATGAATTTAGATCATCCTCTAGTAATAGCAGGGCCTTGTAGTGCAGAAACCGAAGAACAGGTTTTAAAAATTGCACACGAATTAAAAGATTCTGATGTAAATTATTTTAGAGCAGGAATATGGAAACCAAGAACAAGACCAGGAATGTTTGAAGGTGTTGGTGAACTTGGTTTAAGATGGCTAAAGAAAGTTAAAGAAGAAACAGGTATGAAAACCTGTACAGAAGTTGCAAACGCAGCACATGTAAAGTTAGCTTTAGAATATGATGTAGATTTATTATGGATTGGTGCACGTACAGCAGTATCTCCTTTTATTATGCAAGAATTAGCAGATGCATTGCATGGTACAGATAAAATTGTATTGGTAAAAAACCCAATCAATCCTGATTTAGCATTATGGTTAGGCGGAATCGAAAGATTATACACCGCAGATATAAAAAATTTAGGAGCAATTCATAGAGGCTTTTCTACCTATGAAAAATCAAAATACAGAAACGTTCCAGAATGGCAAATAGCTATCGAATTCAAAAATAAATTTCCAGATTTACCGTTAATCTGCGATCCTTCTCACATTACGGGTAACAGAGAAATGATTTTTGATGTTTCTCAAACTGCTTTAGATTTAAATTTTGATGGTTTAATGATAGAAACTCATTTCGATCCAGACAACGCTTGGTCTGATGCTGCACAGCAAGTTACACCAACAAAATTAAAGCAAATAATGGAAGACTTAAAAATTAGAAAAGAAACTGAAACTGATTCTACTTACAGAGATTCTTTAGATAATTTAAGAGCTCAAATTAATGTTGTCGACGGTCAGTTGATAGATATGATGGGTAAAAGAATGAAAGTTGCCGATAAAATTGGTGCTTTAAAGAAAGAGAAAAACGTTGCCGTTTTACAATCTAGACGTTGGAACGAAATTCTTGGAAACATGATTTTAGAAGGAGAAAGCAAAGGTTTAAGTGAAGAATTTGTGTTAAAAATGTTTAAGGCAATTCACCAAGAATCAATCAATCACCAAGAAAAAATTATTAAAGGTTAA
- a CDS encoding CPBP family intramembrane glutamic endopeptidase — MQTVRYKCFELFIIFILIPVSFAFNYAPILKMMIGVLGFTYIIYVLFKVENIKLRIEKNINWKAFWKLTIIKFLIIAIVTATFVWFTDVKNLFVVVLNKPKLWILILLFYSLFSVYPQELLYRTFFFKRYKNVFKNESFFIFINAALFSLAHLFFKNTLVLILTFIGGILFAITYKKTKSTLLVSIEHSIYGCWLFTVGMGSMLGFPS; from the coding sequence ATGCAAACTGTTCGTTATAAATGTTTTGAACTTTTTATTATCTTTATCTTAATACCTGTAAGTTTTGCTTTTAATTATGCCCCCATTTTAAAAATGATGATTGGTGTTTTAGGTTTTACTTATATTATTTATGTGCTTTTTAAAGTCGAAAATATTAAACTTCGAATTGAGAAAAATATTAATTGGAAAGCATTTTGGAAATTAACAATTATTAAATTCTTAATTATAGCGATAGTTACCGCCACTTTTGTTTGGTTTACAGACGTAAAAAACCTCTTTGTTGTAGTTCTTAACAAACCAAAATTATGGATTTTAATTCTACTTTTTTACTCGCTGTTTTCTGTGTATCCGCAAGAACTTCTCTATAGAACGTTCTTTTTTAAGCGTTACAAGAATGTATTTAAAAATGAGAGCTTCTTTATTTTTATCAATGCAGCTTTGTTTTCTTTAGCTCATTTATTTTTTAAAAATACGTTGGTGTTAATTCTTACTTTTATTGGCGGAATTTTATTCGCAATTACCTATAAAAAAACAAAATCTACACTTTTAGTTTCTATTGAACATAGTATTTATGGTTGCTGGTTATTTACAGTAGGTATGGGAAGTATGTTAGGTTTTCCTTCTTAA
- a CDS encoding prephenate dehydrogenase — translation MKNIYMVGIGLIGGSFAIDIKKHHPKAIIYGIDANDSHLNEAKELGVIDEKATLDDIENADLVIVSIPVDATVKLLPIILDKISDNGLVVDAGSTKEAICKAVEHHPKRRNFLAAHPIAGTENSGPKAAISGLYIGKTNIICEVEKTTFKLQEKALKLFTDIGMRIRYMDPISHDKHIAYVSHLSHISAFMLGKTVINKEKNERDIFDMAGSGFASTVRLAKSSPAMWTPIFKQNKENVIETLEEYINNLQHFKELMEQDNFSEIFNEMENTNYIKQILNGID, via the coding sequence ATGAAAAATATATACATGGTTGGTATTGGTTTAATTGGCGGTAGTTTTGCTATCGACATTAAAAAACACCACCCAAAGGCTATTATTTACGGAATTGATGCCAATGATAGTCATTTAAATGAAGCGAAAGAATTAGGCGTTATTGATGAAAAAGCAACGTTAGACGATATAGAAAATGCAGACTTGGTAATTGTTTCAATTCCTGTAGATGCAACGGTAAAATTATTGCCAATTATTTTAGATAAAATCTCAGATAATGGTTTGGTAGTAGATGCTGGATCCACAAAAGAAGCAATTTGTAAAGCAGTTGAACATCATCCAAAAAGGAGAAATTTTTTAGCAGCTCACCCAATTGCAGGAACAGAAAATTCTGGTCCAAAAGCGGCTATTTCTGGCTTATACATTGGAAAAACAAATATTATTTGTGAAGTAGAAAAAACCACTTTTAAACTTCAAGAGAAAGCTTTAAAGCTTTTTACAGACATTGGAATGCGTATTCGGTACATGGATCCGATTTCGCATGACAAGCATATTGCGTATGTTTCGCACTTGTCTCACATTAGTGCATTTATGTTGGGTAAAACGGTCATCAACAAAGAAAAAAATGAACGCGATATTTTCGATATGGCAGGTTCCGGATTTGCATCCACAGTTCGTTTGGCAAAAAGTTCGCCAGCAATGTGGACACCCATTTTTAAACAAAACAAAGAAAACGTTATAGAAACGTTAGAAGAATACATTAACAATTTACAACATTTTAAAGAGTTGATGGAACAAGACAATTTCTCTGAAATTTTTAACGAAATGGAGAATACAAATTATATAAAACAAATTTTAAACGGCATAGATTAA
- a CDS encoding prephenate dehydratase: MNKIIAIQGAEGSNHHKVARDFYGTSIQLKECMSFDELVDSLLDASTDVGIMAIENTIAGSIIPNYALIDNNNLHIIGEEYLNIHHHLMCLKGQKIEDIKEVWSHPMALQQCKVFFKKHPHIKLVEDVDTAEVAKRISKENLVGIAAIAPKIAAEIFNLEVIEDEIQAIKDNATRFVIVQTSAPNNGVDQINKASLKFQLSHKRGSLAAILNVLSDCKMNLTKIQSLPVIETPWKYSFFVDVTFDNYKDYEKAIAILEIMAEEFKILGTYKNGRK; the protein is encoded by the coding sequence ATGAATAAGATTATAGCCATACAAGGAGCCGAAGGCTCAAACCACCATAAAGTTGCGCGCGACTTTTACGGAACTTCAATTCAATTAAAAGAATGCATGTCTTTTGATGAGTTGGTAGATAGTTTGTTAGATGCATCTACAGATGTTGGTATTATGGCAATAGAGAATACAATTGCAGGGTCAATTATTCCTAATTACGCACTAATAGATAATAACAATCTTCATATTATAGGAGAAGAATATTTGAATATTCACCATCATTTAATGTGTTTAAAAGGCCAAAAAATTGAAGATATAAAAGAAGTTTGGTCGCATCCAATGGCATTGCAGCAGTGTAAAGTTTTCTTTAAAAAACATCCTCACATTAAGTTAGTAGAAGATGTAGATACTGCAGAAGTAGCGAAAAGAATTTCTAAAGAAAATTTAGTTGGTATTGCCGCAATTGCACCAAAAATTGCAGCAGAAATATTCAATTTAGAGGTAATTGAAGACGAAATTCAAGCGATAAAAGACAATGCTACACGTTTTGTAATTGTACAAACTTCAGCACCAAATAACGGAGTTGACCAAATTAATAAAGCTTCTTTAAAATTTCAATTAAGTCATAAAAGAGGAAGTTTAGCAGCAATTTTAAATGTATTGAGCGACTGTAAGATGAATTTAACAAAAATTCAATCTTTACCAGTTATAGAAACACCTTGGAAATATTCGTTTTTTGTGGATGTAACTTTTGATAATTATAAAGATTACGAAAAAGCAATAGCAATACTAGAAATTATGGCAGAAGAATTCAAAATTTTAGGAACTTATAAAAACGGAAGAAAATGA
- a CDS encoding YceI family protein: protein MKKVILSLVLVASVLTACKSEKKEKVEAKEAVKIETVADLNNVDVASSVITWKGTKPTGAHNGTIMLKEGSLNLNEGKLTGGSFAVNMSTIKVLDIPADKEGNGKLVGHLSAPDFFDVAAYATSKFVITSVEETEGKLAVTGNLTIKDVTKSITIPAMLTKEGAITTFKSETFSIDRADFNVKYGSKKFFDNLKDKFIDDLIEMSFTVNTKA, encoded by the coding sequence ATGAAAAAAGTAATTTTATCACTAGTATTAGTAGCATCAGTTTTAACTGCATGTAAAAGTGAAAAGAAAGAAAAAGTAGAAGCAAAAGAAGCTGTTAAAATAGAAACTGTTGCAGATTTAAATAATGTAGATGTTGCAAGTTCTGTAATTACTTGGAAAGGGACAAAGCCAACAGGCGCACATAATGGAACAATTATGTTAAAAGAAGGTTCTTTAAACTTAAATGAAGGGAAATTAACAGGAGGTTCTTTTGCAGTAAATATGTCAACTATAAAAGTATTAGACATTCCTGCAGATAAAGAAGGAAACGGTAAATTAGTTGGTCATTTGTCTGCGCCAGACTTTTTTGATGTTGCAGCTTATGCTACATCTAAATTTGTAATTACAAGTGTAGAAGAGACGGAAGGTAAATTAGCCGTAACAGGTAACTTAACAATAAAAGATGTTACAAAAAGTATTACAATTCCTGCAATGTTAACCAAAGAAGGAGCTATTACTACTTTTAAAAGTGAAACATTTAGTATCGATAGAGCAGATTTTAATGTAAAATATGGTTCTAAAAAATTCTTTGACAATTTAAAAGATAAGTTTATTGACGATTTAATTGAAATGTCTTTTACAGTAAATACGAAGGCATAA
- a CDS encoding TatD family hydrolase has product MFFFDVHTHKESFSENVFSIENKYPNDINFSKPFSIGIHPWFIQPEKIAKELLIIEEKLKDENCFALGECGLDKITATDFELQKIVFRKQIQLSEHYKKPLLIHCVKAFQEIIELKKELKPHQIWILHGFHKNLQVAESLLKNGIMLSFGTAIIHNKKLQEVVSKISISSILLETDNTDVDIKEVYQKIAALKEIMVEDLQQKIKQNFVSLFPRVQSRGFF; this is encoded by the coding sequence ATGTTTTTTTTTGATGTTCATACGCACAAAGAATCGTTCTCGGAAAATGTTTTTTCGATTGAAAATAAATATCCAAACGATATCAATTTCTCTAAACCATTCTCTATAGGAATACATCCTTGGTTTATTCAACCAGAAAAGATAGCAAAAGAGCTTTTAATTATTGAAGAAAAACTAAAAGACGAAAACTGTTTTGCTTTAGGAGAATGTGGTTTAGATAAAATTACAGCAACAGATTTCGAACTTCAAAAAATAGTTTTTAGAAAACAGATTCAGCTTTCCGAACATTATAAAAAACCTTTGCTTATTCATTGTGTAAAAGCATTTCAAGAAATTATTGAACTTAAAAAAGAGCTAAAACCACATCAAATTTGGATTTTGCACGGTTTTCATAAGAATTTACAAGTTGCCGAAAGTTTACTTAAAAACGGAATTATGTTGTCTTTTGGAACGGCAATCATCCATAATAAAAAATTACAAGAAGTAGTTTCTAAAATTAGTATTTCATCCATATTATTAGAAACAGACAATACAGATGTTGATATTAAAGAAGTGTATCAAAAAATAGCAGCATTAAAAGAGATAATGGTTGAAGATCTTCAGCAAAAAATAAAACAAAATTTTGTGAGTTTGTTTCCTCGAGTGCAGTCGAGAGGTTTCTTTTAA
- a CDS encoding ThiF family adenylyltransferase, with translation MSWLERTELLVQKEGLEKLQKANILIVGLGGVGSYAAEFIARAGVNRMTIVDGDVFDETNKNRQLPALDSTIGKSKAKVLAARLKDINKDIKLTVLEEFLSPERAYEIVSKEFDYVLDCIDTITPKVNLIVAARRKKVKIISSMGAGGKLDATKIRVKDISKTKNCTMARVLRKRLKERKVDKGIKAVYSEEVQIAKSVKITDGTNFKKSYYGTISYMPAAFGLQAAAHVVNFIIKK, from the coding sequence ATGAGTTGGTTAGAAAGAACTGAATTATTAGTACAAAAAGAAGGTTTAGAAAAATTACAAAAAGCCAATATTTTAATTGTTGGTTTAGGTGGTGTTGGTTCTTATGCTGCAGAATTTATAGCACGAGCAGGCGTAAACAGAATGACAATTGTAGACGGAGATGTTTTTGACGAAACAAATAAAAACAGACAATTGCCTGCGTTAGATTCTACTATTGGTAAATCGAAAGCAAAGGTTTTAGCAGCGCGTTTAAAAGATATAAACAAAGATATTAAACTTACTGTTTTAGAAGAGTTTTTATCTCCAGAAAGAGCTTATGAAATTGTTTCTAAAGAATTTGATTACGTGCTAGATTGTATAGATACAATTACTCCAAAAGTTAATTTAATAGTTGCTGCCCGAAGAAAGAAAGTCAAAATTATTTCTTCTATGGGCGCAGGAGGAAAGTTAGATGCAACCAAAATTAGGGTAAAAGACATTTCTAAAACAAAGAATTGCACGATGGCAAGAGTTTTAAGAAAACGTTTAAAAGAAAGAAAAGTAGATAAAGGTATAAAGGCAGTGTATTCAGAAGAAGTTCAGATTGCTAAAAGTGTTAAAATTACTGACGGGACAAATTTTAAAAAATCATATTATGGTACAATAAGCTATATGCCAGCGGCGTTTGGTTTGCAAGCAGCGGCGCATGTTGTTAATTTTATTATAAAAAAGTAA
- a CDS encoding polyribonucleotide nucleotidyltransferase — MIPKVFREVIDLGDGRTISLETGKLAKQAHGSVVVQMGKAMLLCTVVSNYKQSPVDFLPLTVDYREKFAAAGRYPGGFFKREARPSDGEVLTMRLVDRVLRPLFPKDYHSEVQVMIQLMSHDEDVMPDALAGLAASAAIQLSDFPFECPISEARVARINGEFVINPNRAQLAESDIDMMIGASADSVMMVEGEMDEISEEEMADAIKFAHEAIKIQCAAQVRLAEAFGKKETREYEGEREDEELAVKINDFCYDKCYAIAKKGTSKVERTTAFSEVKEALKATFTEEELAEYGDLVGKYFNKSQKSAVRELTLAEGLRLDGRKTDEIRPIWCEVDYLPSVHGSSIFTRGETQALATVTLGTSRDANKIDMPSYEGEENFYLHYNFPPFCTGEARPLRGTSRREVGHGNLAQRGLKGMIPADCPYTVRVVSEVLESNGSSSMATVCAGTMALMDAGVQMIRPVSGIAMGLISDGDRYAVLSDILGDEDHLGDMDFKVTGTSEGITACQMDIKVKGLGYEILVNALKQARDGRLHILEKLTDTIAGANVEVKEHAPKMINRRIPNDMIGAFIGPGGKHIQELQKETGTTIVITEDPVTEEGIIEILGTDPEGIEKVITRIESMLFKPVVGSAYEVKVIKMLDFGAVVEYAEAPGNEVLLHVSELAWERTENVTDVVNMGDVFDVKYFGLDPRTRKEKVSRKALLPKPEGYVARPPRDDKRSSGSRDNRSRDTRGRDDRKPREPREPKKED, encoded by the coding sequence ATGATTCCAAAAGTATTTAGAGAGGTTATAGACCTTGGAGACGGAAGAACCATCTCATTAGAAACCGGTAAATTAGCAAAACAAGCTCACGGTTCAGTTGTTGTTCAAATGGGAAAAGCAATGTTATTATGTACAGTTGTATCTAATTACAAACAAAGTCCTGTAGATTTTTTACCATTAACAGTAGATTATAGAGAAAAATTTGCTGCTGCAGGTAGATACCCTGGAGGTTTCTTTAAGAGAGAAGCTAGACCAAGTGATGGTGAAGTATTAACAATGCGTTTAGTAGACCGTGTTTTACGTCCATTATTTCCAAAAGACTACCATTCAGAAGTACAGGTAATGATTCAATTAATGTCTCATGATGAAGATGTTATGCCAGATGCATTAGCAGGTTTAGCAGCATCAGCAGCTATTCAATTATCAGATTTCCCTTTCGAATGTCCTATTTCTGAAGCACGTGTTGCTAGAATAAACGGAGAATTTGTAATCAACCCAAACAGAGCACAATTAGCAGAGTCTGACATCGATATGATGATTGGAGCTTCTGCAGATTCTGTAATGATGGTGGAAGGTGAAATGGATGAGATTTCTGAAGAGGAAATGGCAGATGCAATTAAGTTTGCACATGAAGCTATTAAGATTCAGTGTGCTGCTCAAGTTCGTTTAGCTGAAGCTTTCGGAAAGAAAGAAACTAGAGAATATGAAGGTGAAAGAGAAGATGAAGAATTAGCTGTAAAAATAAATGACTTTTGTTACGACAAATGTTATGCAATCGCTAAAAAAGGAACTTCTAAAGTAGAGCGTACAACTGCTTTTTCTGAAGTAAAAGAAGCATTAAAAGCAACATTTACAGAAGAAGAATTAGCAGAATATGGTGATTTAGTTGGAAAATATTTCAATAAATCTCAAAAATCTGCAGTTAGAGAATTAACATTAGCAGAAGGTTTACGTTTAGATGGTCGTAAGACTGACGAGATTAGACCAATTTGGTGTGAAGTAGATTATTTACCTTCAGTACATGGTTCTTCTATCTTTACTCGTGGAGAAACACAAGCACTAGCAACAGTAACTTTAGGAACATCTAGAGATGCTAACAAAATAGATATGCCATCTTACGAAGGTGAAGAGAATTTCTATTTACATTATAACTTTCCTCCTTTTTGTACAGGTGAAGCAAGACCATTAAGAGGAACTTCTAGAAGAGAAGTTGGTCATGGTAACTTGGCGCAACGTGGTTTAAAAGGAATGATTCCTGCAGATTGCCCTTATACAGTAAGAGTAGTTTCTGAAGTATTAGAATCTAACGGTTCTTCTTCTATGGCAACTGTTTGTGCTGGTACAATGGCATTAATGGACGCTGGTGTTCAAATGATTAGACCTGTTTCTGGTATTGCAATGGGATTAATTTCTGATGGAGATCGTTACGCAGTTTTATCTGATATTTTAGGTGATGAAGATCATTTAGGAGATATGGACTTTAAAGTAACTGGTACTTCTGAAGGAATTACTGCTTGTCAAATGGACATTAAAGTAAAAGGACTAGGATATGAGATTTTAGTAAATGCACTAAAACAAGCTCGTGATGGTCGTTTACATATCTTAGAAAAATTAACAGATACAATTGCTGGTGCAAACGTAGAAGTTAAAGAGCATGCTCCTAAAATGATTAACAGACGTATTCCTAATGATATGATTGGTGCATTTATTGGACCAGGAGGTAAACATATTCAAGAATTACAGAAAGAAACAGGAACTACAATTGTAATTACTGAAGACCCTGTAACCGAAGAAGGAATTATCGAGATTTTAGGAACGGATCCAGAAGGAATTGAAAAAGTTATTACTCGTATCGAGTCTATGCTATTCAAACCTGTAGTTGGTAGTGCTTATGAAGTTAAAGTAATTAAAATGTTAGACTTTGGTGCAGTTGTAGAATATGCAGAAGCTCCAGGAAATGAAGTTTTATTACACGTTAGTGAATTAGCTTGGGAACGTACAGAAAATGTTACTGATGTAGTAAACATGGGAGACGTTTTTGATGTGAAGTACTTTGGTTTAGACCCAAGAACTCGTAAAGAAAAAGTTTCTAGAAAGGCATTGTTACCAAAACCAGAAGGTTATGTAGCAAGACCACCAAGAGATGATAAACGTTCTTCTGGTAGTCGTGATAACAGAAGCAGAGATACTCGCGGACGTGATGACAGAAAACCTAGAGAACCAAGAGAACCTAAAAAAGAAGATTAA
- the dtd gene encoding D-aminoacyl-tRNA deacylase — translation MKIVIQRVSRASVTISNNKVADIKNGLLVLLGIVDDDTQEDINFLVRKIANLRIFNDENEVMNNSLLDVNGEVIVVSQFTLQAATKKGNRPSYIKAAKPVIAIPLYENFVQTLETAICKKVQTGEFGADMKVELLNDGPVTIIIDSKNKE, via the coding sequence ATGAAAATTGTAATTCAAAGGGTTTCTAGAGCAAGCGTAACAATTAGCAATAATAAAGTTGCAGACATTAAAAACGGATTGCTAGTTTTGTTAGGAATTGTAGATGATGATACTCAAGAAGATATTAATTTCTTGGTTCGTAAAATAGCAAATCTTCGTATTTTTAATGATGAAAATGAAGTGATGAATAACTCACTTTTAGATGTGAATGGCGAAGTAATTGTTGTGAGTCAGTTTACGTTGCAAGCAGCTACCAAAAAAGGAAACAGGCCAAGTTACATAAAAGCAGCAAAACCAGTAATTGCAATTCCGTTGTATGAAAACTTTGTGCAAACGTTAGAAACAGCAATTTGCAAAAAAGTGCAAACAGGTGAATTTGGTGCAGATATGAAAGTAGAACTTTTAAATGACGGACCTGTTACTATTATTATAGACTCAAAGAATAAAGAGTAA
- a CDS encoding pyridoxal phosphate-dependent aminotransferase has protein sequence MIKAAKRLETVQEYYFSKKLREVRALAAAGKPIINMGIGSPDLQPPTKVLEAIQGSLKDASAHKYQSYQGLPELRNAISTFYKTKFSVDSNPENEVLPLMGSKEGIMHISMAFLNEGDKVLIPNPGYPTYTSVTKLVGAEPLFYNLSDATSWQPDFKELEAQDLSEVKIMWVNYPHMPTGTNATLETFEKLIAFGKKHHILIINDNPYSFILNNNPISILQVEGAKDIALELNSLSKTFNMAGWRVGMVLGKASYINEILKVKSNMDSGMFYGIQKGAIEALQLSDDWFLAQNKIYEERRNLIWQLADKLDATYSRNSTGLFVWAKIPEGKKSEEVTDAVLYDNDIFITPGTIFGSQGEGYIRFSLCVTTDVIKEAISRL, from the coding sequence ATGATTAAAGCTGCTAAAAGATTAGAGACAGTACAAGAATACTATTTTTCGAAGAAATTAAGAGAGGTAAGAGCTTTGGCTGCTGCTGGAAAACCAATTATTAATATGGGAATTGGCTCTCCAGATTTGCAACCACCAACAAAAGTGTTGGAGGCAATTCAAGGAAGTTTAAAGGACGCGAGTGCACATAAATATCAATCCTATCAAGGTTTACCAGAATTAAGAAATGCAATTTCAACTTTTTACAAAACCAAGTTTTCTGTAGATTCAAACCCAGAAAATGAAGTTTTGCCATTAATGGGAAGTAAAGAGGGAATTATGCATATTTCTATGGCTTTTTTAAATGAAGGCGATAAAGTATTAATTCCAAATCCAGGATATCCAACCTATACATCAGTAACGAAGTTAGTTGGTGCAGAACCGCTTTTTTATAATTTAAGTGATGCAACAAGTTGGCAACCAGATTTTAAGGAATTAGAGGCACAAGATTTAAGTGAAGTTAAAATTATGTGGGTAAATTACCCGCACATGCCAACAGGAACAAACGCAACCTTAGAAACGTTTGAAAAGTTGATTGCATTCGGAAAAAAACACCATATTTTAATTATCAATGACAATCCGTATAGTTTTATTTTAAACAATAATCCGATTAGTATTTTACAAGTTGAAGGCGCAAAAGACATTGCTTTAGAATTAAACTCATTAAGTAAAACCTTTAATATGGCAGGTTGGCGTGTTGGTATGGTTTTAGGAAAAGCATCATACATTAACGAAATATTAAAGGTAAAATCTAATATGGATTCTGGTATGTTTTACGGAATTCAGAAAGGAGCCATAGAAGCCTTACAATTATCAGACGATTGGTTTTTAGCACAAAATAAAATTTACGAAGAACGTAGAAATTTAATTTGGCAATTGGCAGATAAGTTAGACGCTACGTATAGTCGTAATTCTACAGGTTTATTTGTGTGGGCAAAAATTCCTGAAGGAAAAAAATCTGAAGAAGTTACAGATGCAGTGTTGTATGATAATGATATTTTTATAACACCAGGAACTATTTTTGGTTCTCAAGGAGAAGGATACATTCGTTTTTCATTGTGTGTAACAACAGACGTAATTAAAGAAGCAATATCAAGATTATAA